One Caulobacter segnis genomic window carries:
- the coaE gene encoding dephospho-CoA kinase (Dephospho-CoA kinase (CoaE) performs the final step in coenzyme A biosynthesis.), giving the protein MLVLGLTGSIGMGKSTTSAMFQAEGVPVYDSDAAVHALYATGGAAVAPVEAAFPGVVVNGAIDRARLSAQVVGNSEALAKLEAIVHPLVGAHRIGFFEKAQAEGHEIVVLDIPLLFETKGEKKVDKVVVVSAPAEVQRARVLARPEMTPEKFEAILARQTPDAEKRARADFVIDTGQGIEHARQQVRDLLTLLRTPGSA; this is encoded by the coding sequence ATGCTGGTTCTGGGCCTGACCGGATCGATCGGCATGGGCAAGTCGACGACCTCGGCCATGTTCCAGGCCGAGGGCGTGCCGGTCTACGACTCCGACGCCGCCGTCCACGCCCTCTACGCCACCGGCGGCGCGGCCGTCGCCCCGGTCGAGGCCGCCTTTCCCGGCGTGGTGGTGAACGGCGCGATCGACCGCGCCAGGCTCAGCGCCCAGGTGGTCGGAAACTCCGAAGCCCTGGCCAAGCTGGAGGCGATCGTCCATCCGCTGGTCGGCGCCCACCGGATCGGCTTCTTCGAGAAGGCCCAGGCCGAGGGCCACGAGATCGTCGTGCTGGACATCCCGCTGCTGTTCGAGACCAAGGGCGAGAAGAAGGTCGACAAGGTCGTGGTCGTTTCGGCCCCGGCCGAGGTCCAGCGGGCCCGCGTCCTGGCCCGTCCGGAGATGACGCCCGAGAAGTTCGAGGCCATTCTGGCCCGCCAGACGCCCGACGCCGAAAAGCGCGCCCGCGCCGACTTCGTCATCGATACGGGGCAAGGGATCGAGCACGCCCGCCAGCAGGTCCGCGACCTTCTGACTCTGTTGAGAACTCCCGGCTCCGCTTGA
- the dnaQ gene encoding DNA polymerase III subunit epsilon, with protein sequence MAREIILDTETTGFDPKTGDRLVEIGCIEVVDFMPTGRSFHEYCDPLRDMPAEAEKVHGLSSAFLTGKPKFHEVADKFLEFVGDSVVVAHNAAFDRSFVNFELEKCGRAPILEERWIDTLAMAKKRFPGMYNSLDALCKRFKISLDSRDKHGALIDSHLLAEVYLELQGGKERALELTHVEALSVSAAIQGSYGARSRPLAPRSTDAEREVHAAWVRKNLKDQALWIKFGVVAAEG encoded by the coding sequence ATGGCCCGGGAAATCATCCTCGACACCGAAACCACCGGCTTCGATCCGAAGACGGGCGACCGTCTGGTCGAAATCGGCTGCATCGAGGTGGTCGACTTCATGCCGACCGGCCGCTCGTTCCACGAATATTGCGATCCGCTGCGCGACATGCCGGCCGAGGCCGAGAAGGTTCACGGCCTGTCCAGCGCCTTCCTGACCGGCAAGCCGAAGTTCCACGAGGTCGCCGACAAGTTCCTGGAATTCGTCGGCGACAGCGTCGTGGTCGCCCACAACGCCGCCTTCGACCGCTCGTTCGTCAATTTCGAGCTGGAGAAGTGCGGCCGCGCGCCGATCCTCGAGGAACGCTGGATCGACACCCTGGCCATGGCCAAGAAGCGCTTTCCGGGCATGTACAACTCGCTCGACGCGCTGTGCAAACGCTTCAAGATCAGCCTGGACAGCCGTGACAAGCACGGGGCGCTGATCGACTCCCACCTCTTGGCCGAGGTCTATCTGGAACTGCAGGGCGGCAAGGAACGCGCCCTGGAACTGACCCATGTCGAGGCCCTGTCGGTCTCGGCGGCGATCCAGGGCTCGTACGGCGCCCGCTCGCGCCCCCTGGCTCCCCGGTCGACCGACGCCGAGCGCGAGGTTCACGCCGCCTGGGTGCGCAAGAACCTCAAGGACCAGGCGCTCTGGATCAAGTTTGGGGTCGTCGCGGCCGAGGGCTAG
- a CDS encoding shikimate dehydrogenase, which yields MSSRISGAAIVGGVCGQPIKHSMSPILHNAWIQAAGLDAAYVPFAPAADHFATFVDGLRGGAVRGLNVTIPFKEQALAAADQVSDLARMAGAANLLIFEEDGVIRADNTDGPGLLGAIAAQAPGFDLTARPVVILGAGGAARGAVAALLLAGAPKVAIVNRTLDRAQELVAAFGPRTVAVAEYALTDHLIDAGLVINATSLGLGGGDGPAARLDLTPEDAVVVDMVYKPLRTEFLRRAEAAGRRTVDGLEMLLRQAIPTFEAIYGQPPSPEVDVRGLALKLLGEA from the coding sequence ATGAGTTCCCGGATTTCCGGCGCCGCCATCGTCGGCGGCGTCTGCGGTCAGCCGATCAAGCACTCGATGAGCCCGATCCTGCACAACGCCTGGATCCAGGCGGCGGGCCTCGACGCGGCCTATGTGCCGTTCGCCCCGGCGGCCGACCATTTCGCGACCTTCGTCGACGGCCTGCGCGGCGGCGCGGTGCGCGGGCTCAACGTCACCATTCCGTTCAAGGAACAGGCCCTGGCCGCCGCTGACCAGGTCAGCGACCTGGCGCGCATGGCCGGCGCGGCCAACCTGCTGATCTTCGAGGAAGACGGCGTGATCCGGGCCGACAACACCGACGGTCCCGGCCTGCTGGGCGCGATCGCCGCCCAGGCGCCGGGCTTCGACCTCACCGCCCGACCCGTGGTGATCCTGGGCGCCGGCGGCGCGGCGCGGGGGGCGGTCGCGGCTCTGTTGCTGGCCGGCGCGCCCAAGGTGGCGATCGTCAACCGCACCCTGGATCGCGCCCAGGAGCTGGTCGCCGCCTTCGGTCCGCGCACGGTCGCCGTGGCCGAATACGCCCTGACCGATCACCTGATCGACGCGGGCCTGGTCATCAACGCCACTTCGCTGGGCCTGGGCGGCGGCGATGGCCCGGCCGCGCGCCTGGACCTGACGCCCGAGGACGCCGTGGTGGTCGACATGGTCTACAAGCCGCTGCGTACCGAGTTCCTGCGCCGGGCCGAGGCCGCCGGCCGCCGCACGGTCGACGGGCTGGAGATGCTGCTGCGCCAGGCGATCCCGACCTTCGAGGCGATCTACGGCCAGCCGCCCTCCCCCGAGGTCGACGTGCGCGGCCTGGCCTTGAAGCTGCTGGGCGAGGCCTGA
- a CDS encoding methyl-accepting chemotaxis protein has product MSFLKNISIRNKIMLSFGLLLGAAIAMILSVFLQLTGMQKAIRLNDESKSIIDQTHTAEKGMLRVNSQMRGVLLTGSPKYMGSYKEGWQQFDEAVANLERSSLTGEEKAALATVKADAKTWLDAYGAPLTQAALDPTRRDAGRETLIAAGEKARVTHITKKVTLIRKIEQGRMSVREAAQHRAIFSSVAMLIGGGVGLLVIALGMGWQLTTLVAAPVGRMTQSMLRLADGDFDVEVPDRDRADEVGSLSRAFETFKDNSLKAIRLEKETGAMREAGEAERATTEARRAREAAEDRATIEALGRGLHALSAGDLTHRINEPLAPKSEQLKEDFNASIAKLETVISGVRNAVMTISGGAREISVASDDLARRTEQQAASLEETAAALEEITATVNKTAEGAGHARTAVSGAKTDAENGGQIAERAVVAMTEIEQSSRQITQIIGVIDEIAFQTNLLALNAGVEAARAGEAGRGFAVVAQEVRALAQRSADAAKEIKSLINLSTNQVTVGVDLVGQTGKALESIVAQVLEVSTIVREIAASAQEQASGLQEVNVAVNQMDQVTQQNAAMVEESTAASHGLATEADELARLMSQFKVSDPTQKARAA; this is encoded by the coding sequence ATGTCCTTCCTGAAGAATATTTCGATCCGCAATAAGATCATGCTGTCGTTTGGCCTGCTGCTGGGCGCGGCCATCGCGATGATCCTCAGCGTCTTTCTTCAGCTCACGGGCATGCAGAAGGCCATCCGCCTGAACGATGAGAGCAAGTCGATCATCGACCAGACCCATACCGCCGAGAAGGGCATGCTGCGCGTCAACTCGCAGATGCGCGGCGTGCTGCTGACCGGCAGCCCCAAATATATGGGATCGTACAAGGAAGGCTGGCAGCAGTTCGACGAGGCGGTCGCCAACCTCGAGCGCTCCAGCCTGACCGGCGAAGAGAAGGCGGCCCTGGCGACCGTCAAGGCCGACGCCAAGACGTGGCTCGACGCCTATGGCGCGCCGCTGACCCAGGCCGCGCTGGATCCGACCCGCCGCGACGCGGGCCGCGAGACGCTGATCGCCGCCGGCGAAAAGGCTCGCGTGACCCACATCACCAAGAAGGTGACGCTGATCCGCAAGATTGAGCAGGGCCGCATGAGCGTCCGCGAAGCCGCCCAGCATCGTGCGATCTTCTCGTCGGTGGCCATGCTGATCGGCGGCGGCGTCGGCCTGCTGGTCATCGCCCTGGGCATGGGCTGGCAGCTGACCACCCTGGTCGCCGCGCCCGTCGGTCGGATGACCCAGTCAATGCTGCGCCTGGCGGATGGCGACTTCGATGTCGAGGTCCCCGACCGTGATCGCGCCGACGAGGTGGGTTCGCTGTCGCGCGCCTTCGAGACCTTCAAGGACAACAGCCTCAAGGCCATCCGTCTGGAGAAGGAGACCGGCGCCATGCGCGAGGCCGGCGAGGCCGAGCGCGCGACGACCGAAGCCCGGCGCGCCCGGGAAGCGGCCGAGGATCGGGCGACGATCGAAGCCCTGGGCCGCGGCCTGCACGCGCTGTCGGCGGGCGACCTCACCCACCGCATCAACGAGCCCCTGGCCCCCAAGTCGGAGCAGCTGAAGGAAGACTTCAACGCCTCGATCGCCAAGCTAGAGACTGTCATCTCCGGCGTGCGCAACGCCGTCATGACCATCAGCGGCGGCGCGCGCGAGATCTCGGTGGCGTCCGACGACCTGGCGCGCCGCACAGAGCAACAGGCCGCCAGCCTGGAAGAGACCGCCGCGGCGCTGGAAGAGATCACGGCCACCGTCAACAAGACGGCGGAAGGCGCGGGCCACGCCCGCACCGCCGTCAGCGGCGCCAAGACGGACGCGGAAAACGGCGGCCAGATCGCCGAGCGGGCCGTGGTGGCCATGACCGAGATCGAGCAGAGCTCGCGGCAGATCACCCAGATCATCGGCGTGATCGACGAGATCGCCTTCCAGACCAACCTTCTGGCCCTGAACGCCGGGGTCGAGGCGGCGCGCGCCGGCGAGGCGGGCCGCGGCTTCGCGGTCGTCGCCCAGGAAGTGCGCGCCCTGGCCCAGCGCTCGGCCGACGCCGCCAAGGAGATCAAGTCCCTGATCAACCTGTCGACCAACCAGGTGACGGTGGGCGTGGACCTGGTCGGTCAGACCGGCAAGGCGCTGGAAAGCATCGTCGCCCAGGTTCTCGAGGTCAGCACGATCGTGCGCGAGATCGCCGCTTCGGCCCAGGAACAGGCCAGCGGCCTGCAGGAGGTCAACGTGGCCGTCAACCAGATGGACCAGGTGACCCAGCAGAACGCGGCCATGGTCGAGGAATCCACCGCCGCCAGCCACGGCCTGGCCACCGAGGCCGACGAACTGGCTCGCCTGATGAGCCAGTTCAAGGTCAGCGACCCGACGCAAAAGGCGCGTGCGGCCTAG
- a CDS encoding OprO/OprP family phosphate-selective porin has translation MRKLFPITLFAASMMAGMASAQEAPKSDAAAMEELKAQLRVMQERIQSLEAKANAPVPIATTPIATAPTAKAAPAVATQIKWENSPRFTETSGATFKVRGRLLVDAVNVNVDRNTGASYKSRQYRARQLFLGAEGQVGSWAYRLEGGAANGSGWAWDDAVIEYRMKSGTLLTVGNQKVGGLENLTSIKTITFMERGPFGDLTDNGFVLAAQATHVGRNWSLRAALQGDSINKADVSAGAYNVNNAKERSGAMARATWAPVMTPTQTVHLGVSARYREIGGETPFTYSAAANTAYRAQNSAGGVLLSTGAVGKGDTTLALESAWTRKNLSLQGEVAKIRVDRIATTRSAANGGQDFDIVTGYAMASWFPTGEVRPYNAGGQFSRIKVLHPLDKGGRGAYELAARYDFADLGDMKANTATALANQTGLATAGTYKGLTAGLNWYPYSNVRLMANVTKAKINNRAIGALENDAKVTLLQTRMQIEF, from the coding sequence TTGCGCAAACTATTTCCCATAACTCTGTTCGCCGCCAGCATGATGGCCGGCATGGCCTCGGCTCAGGAAGCGCCCAAGAGCGACGCCGCGGCCATGGAGGAGCTGAAGGCGCAGCTCCGCGTCATGCAGGAACGGATCCAGAGTCTGGAAGCCAAGGCCAATGCGCCCGTTCCGATCGCCACGACTCCGATCGCCACGGCGCCGACCGCCAAGGCCGCGCCGGCCGTCGCGACCCAGATCAAGTGGGAGAACTCGCCCCGGTTCACCGAGACCAGCGGCGCGACCTTCAAGGTCCGCGGCCGCCTGCTGGTCGACGCCGTCAATGTGAATGTCGATCGCAACACCGGCGCGTCCTACAAGTCCCGCCAATACCGGGCTCGCCAGCTGTTCCTCGGCGCCGAGGGTCAGGTTGGGTCCTGGGCGTATCGTCTGGAAGGCGGCGCGGCGAACGGTTCGGGCTGGGCCTGGGACGACGCGGTCATCGAATACCGCATGAAGAGCGGCACGCTACTGACCGTGGGCAACCAGAAGGTCGGTGGGCTCGAGAACCTCACCTCGATCAAGACCATCACCTTCATGGAGCGCGGTCCGTTCGGCGATCTGACCGACAACGGCTTCGTGCTGGCGGCGCAGGCTACCCATGTCGGCCGCAACTGGTCCCTGCGCGCCGCCCTGCAGGGCGACTCGATCAACAAGGCCGACGTCTCGGCGGGCGCCTACAACGTCAACAACGCCAAGGAGCGCTCGGGCGCCATGGCTCGGGCCACCTGGGCGCCGGTCATGACCCCGACCCAGACCGTCCACCTGGGCGTCTCGGCCCGCTACCGCGAGATCGGCGGCGAAACGCCGTTCACCTATTCGGCCGCGGCCAACACCGCCTATCGCGCGCAGAACTCGGCCGGCGGCGTGCTGCTGTCTACCGGCGCCGTCGGCAAGGGCGACACCACCCTGGCTCTGGAAAGCGCCTGGACCCGCAAGAACCTGTCGCTGCAGGGCGAGGTCGCGAAAATTCGCGTCGACCGCATCGCCACGACCCGCAGCGCCGCCAATGGCGGCCAGGACTTCGACATCGTCACCGGCTACGCGATGGCCAGCTGGTTCCCGACCGGCGAGGTCCGCCCCTACAACGCCGGTGGTCAATTCAGCCGGATCAAGGTTCTGCATCCGCTCGATAAGGGCGGCCGCGGCGCCTATGAGCTGGCCGCGCGCTACGACTTCGCCGACCTCGGCGACATGAAGGCCAACACCGCGACCGCTCTGGCCAACCAGACCGGCCTGGCGACGGCCGGCACGTACAAGGGCCTGACGGCGGGCCTGAACTGGTACCCCTACAGCAACGTCCGCCTGATGGCGAATGTCACCAAGGCCAAGATCAACAATCGCGCGATCGGCGCGCTTGAGAATGACGCCAAGGTGACGCTGCTGCAGACCCGTATGCAGATCGAATTCTAG